The genomic segment CGGTGCCCCTGCACCCTCGCCGCCGCCGTGAAAGAGGATTTGACCAGAGTTTGTTGATTGCGCAAGCCTTGAGTAATAAGTGGGGTATCGCAATAATGCCCAAGCTGCTGCGGCGCATTCGCTTCACGGAAAAACAGGTTAAACTGAACGCGCAGGAACGCGTCCAAAACGTGTCAGGCGCTTTTGCGATAGACACGCGTTTTCTCGCAACAGATGACACCGTTTTGCTGGTTGACGATGTGATCACCACCGGCGCAACGGTGAATGGATGTGCGGCCATCTTGAAAGCTGCGGGATTTGAACGCGTGTATGCTATCACTCTCGCCCGCACCGATTAGTCTAGAAAGTCCGGCCGCGCTTACGGCAACCTCTTGACAATTCCTCGCATGACCCTGGCCAGAAAAACCTTCGAACAAATGTCTTGACTTATTCGACGGTTTTGATATATTGGCGCATCTTTCTCTAAAGCATGCTGTGTTGAATGACTGAAGCGCCGCTCTCACCTGAATATCACACAGCGTCAAACGCGAAACTATCGCGAGCATTTGTTTCTCTCACAACTGTTTATAAGACTGATACGTTTGTCGGGCCGAGGTATGAGGTGCAAGGGCCGTGCTAAATAAATGACGGGAATGACCAACCGCTGCATCACGGCATCGCCGCAAGTCTATGCCCGAATCGGCGGGCTGCTCTATCTGTTCATCATTGTGGCGGCTGGCTTCGGTGAGCTCAGTGCTTAGTGATAAACAAGAATACAGGCCTTCCTGGCGAAGGAATTGGTTGGTTTATTACCGATAAAGCCGACTTTCGTAAATTGCCCAAGAAGCAACAGCGCCTGTTAGTTGAGGCAGAGCTGCGGAAGATATTCTCTTATCGTAAATGGCTTGATGTGTTACGAGAATTCGGGCTTCAGCCGATGGAGTTAAGCTACTCAGGGGTTTGGGCCAGCGCAGCGAACTATATTTGACGTTATGCTGCAGGCTTGCGCCTGTTGACTCGCCTCGATGTACCACTCTCATTTGTTTGGTTTTTAAAAATTCATAATTGCCTGAAACGGCGGAAATGAATATGCGAAAATCGCCGCGGCATTTTTGTGACCAATCGCGAGGCCCTTGACGCACGAGCAAGACCTTGCGCTCAGCCGGCCTAAGCTTTTCCTCCGTAGAGCTGTTTGGCATAAATTCACTGCACATTTTCTCTCACAGAGTCCGCAGAAAATGAGCTAAGAACCAACTCTGCGGCCTCAGTGTTCTTCGCGAGAGCAAGCACGCAATCGCATTTTGAACTCGTGTACTTCGACTGGCGAACCTCTCTCCGCACAACGTTGAAAGTTAGACATTCTTTTCTAAGCGCCTCATGACCAGCCGTGTGAGGCAAAACAAATCAAATTATTTTTCTATGAGGAGAAACCCTATGAAGAAGCGCTACTCTCGGTTTGTTGTAGCCACAATGTTTTGCATGGCGGTTTTAGCATTTGCCGCGGATGACGGCCAAGAAAAAAATACCATTTTACACCAAGCGCAGTTGAAATTTGATCAAACCGGCAAAACGCCGACGGAGATTAAATTTGCCGGCGCGCAGCAACCCGCGGTCGCAACCTTTTTTCAGGAATATCAGAAGTATTTCCAAATTTCTGATGACAATCACATTCAGTTGTACCGTTCGTCGTATGATCAATTGGGCGCCCATCACCGCCATATTCAGCATTACAAGGGGATCCCCATCATCGGCGCGGAATACATTCTGCACGAAAAGAACGGCGCGGTGTGGTATGCCAACGGCCGGCTCGTGCATGATTTAAAGATGGACGTTGCGCCTGTGCTCAGCGAAGCGGCTGCGCTGCAAGCGGCGTTGCGGCATATCGGCGCCGAAAGCTACATGTGGCAAAACGAAGTCAATGAAGCCTTTTTGAAAAGAGAGCGCAACGACGCTAACGCCACATTTTATCCCAAAGGCGAATTGCAGCTCACCTCCGGCAGAGCGGAAATCACGGCGGCGAACATGAAACTGGTGTATCGCTTCGATATTTATGCCGCGAAGCCGCTGGGCCGCTATTACGTTGACGTGGATGCCAAAACCGGCGCGATTGTCAATCAAATTACCCGCATTCACGACGTCGAAGTCAACGGTAGCGGCGCCTCGTTGTACAACGGCACAGTATCTATGAGGGTCGATCAGGTCTCAGGCTCAAGTTACCGTTTGCAGGCCAACGATAACACCGTGCGCGGCGCGGATATTCGTACCTACAACATGAACAACGGCACCAGTTACACCAATGCCACGGATTTCACCTCCTCTAGCGCCACGGGTCCGTGGGATGGCGCCGGCGTGAGTGCGCATTGGGGCGCGGAGGCGACCTACGACTACTTCTTCCAGAAGCACGGCAGAAACAGCTTGAATAACGCCGGGTTTACTCTGCTCAGTTATGTTCATGCCAACTTGGTGGGCATGGGTTATCCCAACAACGTGAATGCGTTTTGGGATGGCAGCCGCATGACGTACGGCGACGGCGACGGGGTGAATTATTTTCCGCTGGTGTGCCTCGACGTGGTCGGCCACGAGTTGACGCACGGCGTGACGGATTTTTCTTCCAATTTGATCTATTCGTATGAGTCCGGCGCATTGAACGAATCCTTCAGCGACATTTTCGGCAATGCCGTGGAACTTTTCAAAGAGAACCCGGGCCAGGAAAGCGGATTCCCTCTTGCGAGATGGCGCGTCGGTGAAGATCTGACTGCCAACGGTTTGGGCATCCGGAATATGCAAAACCCGAATGAGTTCAGCGATCCGGATACCTATCAGGGCGCTTATTGGTACACCGGCTCCGGCGACAATGGCGGTGTACACATCAACAGCGGCGTGCAGAATTTTTGGTTTTATTTGTTGGTGGAAGGCGGCAGCGGCACGAACGACGTGGGTTATGCCTACAACGTGCCCAGCCTCGGCCTCACCAAAGCCGCGGCCATTGCATACACGAACAACAATTCGTTCTTAACCTCCAGCTCGAATTACGATGCCGCGCGCGCCGGCGCGATTGCCGCAGCCGAAGGCTTGTAC from the Cytophagia bacterium CHB2 genome contains:
- a CDS encoding T9SS type A sorting domain-containing protein, translating into MTSRVRQNKSNYFSMRRNPMKKRYSRFVVATMFCMAVLAFAADDGQEKNTILHQAQLKFDQTGKTPTEIKFAGAQQPAVATFFQEYQKYFQISDDNHIQLYRSSYDQLGAHHRHIQHYKGIPIIGAEYILHEKNGAVWYANGRLVHDLKMDVAPVLSEAAALQAALRHIGAESYMWQNEVNEAFLKRERNDANATFYPKGELQLTSGRAEITAANMKLVYRFDIYAAKPLGRYYVDVDAKTGAIVNQITRIHDVEVNGSGASLYNGTVSMRVDQVSGSSYRLQANDNTVRGADIRTYNMNNGTSYTNATDFTSSSATGPWDGAGVSAHWGAEATYDYFFQKHGRNSLNNAGFTLLSYVHANLVGMGYPNNVNAFWDGSRMTYGDGDGVNYFPLVCLDVVGHELTHGVTDFSSNLIYSYESGALNESFSDIFGNAVELFKENPGQESGFPLARWRVGEDLTANGLGIRNMQNPNEFSDPDTYQGAYWYTGSGDNGGVHINSGVQNFWFYLLVEGGSGTNDVGYAYNVPSLGLTKAAAIAYTNNNSFLTSSSNYDAARAGAIAAAEGLYGVGSPEALATAEAWLAVGVGTIPQPPADYATLPYYTGFESGSLDNHWNTYKSNTAGRIQVTTANGPFAGSHHLTMDVTTSNVYSQNEAWLHLNLSGESQVTLDFRWKEFGDEIHTQDGVYFSSNGGSSFVKVQNLSGSSTAWQTFSLDLDALAAANGLSLSSTFIVKFQQYDNYPIATDGFAFDEISVTGSAPPVNNPPAFTNDPFSKANATEGVAYSGSIAGDATDPDSDPLTFSKVTGPAWLSVAANGALSGTPGSGDVGANQFTVRVEDGNGGSDQAVMNITVDPPSTWQVITFDNFETGMGSYTDGGSDMSRYTGGTHAYQGSAAANIQDNSGTASSFYHTSTYNVTAYQTLEVDFYFKMVSLETNEDFWVQYYNGSSWQTVAAIARAGSIANNTFYHAVVTIPRSSYNFPTNARIRFMCDASDNNDDVYIDQIEFRGTTAAAGFTFAKISEALHVVEAGETAEALPETFELSQNYPNPFNPSTTISFALPEARHVTLAIFNSNGQMVKELVAGEMSGGTHNVVWDATDTNGRRVASGVYLYIIKAGDFVSQRKLVLMK